The Palaemon carinicauda isolate YSFRI2023 chromosome 33, ASM3689809v2, whole genome shotgun sequence genome contains a region encoding:
- the LOC137626262 gene encoding protein fem-1 homolog C-like produces MTVAGLCQCSTYRDPNLSLLTKNRNASGGFPSKCLTLRTTNARMNRSNAYFVCITKMLERHINPNIESCAETGHMWEPYLVGAARLGHMNCVRNLVEQCNANVNEVGLVSTNHIYESGVSPLWAATIGEHLNIVTYLVSKGANVNGLTDSSSTPLSLACSRGSLDIVKVLVQNGANIEVTDYHGSTCLMLASSNGHVKVVKYLLSVGANLEKKWIDGKTALHKGVHSGCLEVVKVLLDHNAEMDADSCGETPILTASCLGHEHIVQHLIARGDLISKEDEINALELLGSTFAEKKQDTAFKYWKLAMQERSIHNIVIDQNEYQTPFNQYFKEISTPLQLEKLQGNTSAIDTHSLLVKMRVLGLVHRATIDAIKGKGEEFAANGQLKECFVLWMYTLETHQRILDVLNPKRFFFLMSLTNLFLDKVFTQPLPSNILLYFEESMNLFENCTQEIIVGISRTQRIPGVKKTLDFYYLDRIIPVAMHLMLLLTKLKPILLPVQIHRVKDAVRKLVKLNPIDSKGVSLMHFSLFTSVFCRPEGATVFTFPSLEVLNLLLEAGGNPCPKDIFGNTPLHTLGKHRKVPGDMLEALLKAGAHLDMKNAQGHSFESLRASRGQKLSQLVNPVRHTSLQCLAAASIRRHGIPYKGVLDKQLERFVDFH; encoded by the exons ATGACCGTTGCTGGTCTGTGTCAGTGTTCGACCTACCGAGATCCAAATCTTTCTCTGCTGACCAAGAACAGAAACGCATCAGGCGGATTTCCTTCAAAGTGTCTTACTCTCCGAACTACCAACGCCAGAATGAATAGGTCCAACGCGTATTTTGTATGCATTACGAAG ATGTTAGAAAGGCACATTAACCCCAACATCGAGTCCTGTGCTGAGACTGGCCATATGTGGGAACCCTACTTGGTAGGGGCAGCAAGGCTTGGCCACATGAACTGCGTGAGGAACCTCGTCGAGCAATGCAACGCTAATGTTAATGAAGTTGGGTTAG TGTCTACAAATCACATATACGAATCAGGAGTCTCTCCACTTTGGGCAGCAACTATAGGAGAGCATTTAAACATCGTTACATACCTCGTTTCAAAGGGTGCCAACGTAAATGGACTGACCGATTCCAGTTCCACCCCGCTGAGCCTGGCGTGTTCTCGTGGGAGTCTGGACATTGTTAAAGTCCTGGTGCAGAACGGAGCAA atattgaggtTACTGACTACCATGGGAGTACATGTTTGATGCTAGCCTCTTCCAATGGCCATGTTAAAGTAGTAAAATATCTTTTAAGTGTCGGCGCTAATCTAGAAAAAAAGTGGATCGATGGAAAGACTGCTCTGCACAAAGGCGTCCATTCCGGATGTCTTGAGGTGGTGAAGGTGTTGTTAGATCACAATGCCGAAATGGATGCTGACTCTTGTG GGGAAACCCCTATACTCACAGCCAGCTGTCTTGGACACGAGCACATTGTACAACACCTGATTGCCCGAGGAGATCTGATATCGAAAGAAGATGAAATCAATGCTCTAGAGCTTCTTGGTTCTACTTTTGCCGAGAAAAAGCAAGACACTGCCTTCAAGTATTGGAAACTAGCTATGCAGGAAAG ATCCATTCATAATATTGTAATTGACCAAAATGAATATCAGACTCCTTTCAACCAATACTTCAAGGAAATCTCAACACCACTGCAATTAGAAAAACTTCAGGGCAACACATCTGCAATTGATACACATTCCTTACTAGTGAAGATGAGAGTACTGGGGCTGGTGCATCGCGCTACAATCGATGCCATAAAAGGCAAAGGGGAAGAGTTCGCAGCTAACGGCCAGCTGAAGGAGTGCTTTGTCCTGTGGATGTACACCTTGGAGACACATCAAAGAATTCTGGATGTTTTAAATCCTAAGCGATTTTTTTTCCTCATGTCTCTGACTAACTTATTCCTTGACAAGGTCTTCACACAACCCTTACCCTCTaacattttgttatattttgaagaATCTATGAACCTGTTTGAAAACTGTACCCAAGAAATTATAGTAGGTATTTCAAGGACGCAGAGGATTCCAGGAGTCAAGAAAACTTTGGATTTCTATTATCTGGACCGGATCATTCCTGTAGCAAtgcatttaatgttgttgttgacaAAACTGAAGCCCATTCTCTTACCAGTCCAAATACACAGGGTGAAGGATGCTGTGCGCAAGTTAGTGAAATTGAATCCTATAGATTCCAAAGGTGTATCTTTAATGCACTTTTCATTGTTCACTTCTGTCTTTTGTCGCCCTGAAGGAGCTACAGTCTTCACCTTTCCTAGTTTGGAAGTTTTGAACCTCTTGTTGGAAGCTGGAGGCAATCCTTGTCCGAAGGATATTTTTGGTAACACACCTCTCCACACACTTGGCAAGCATAGGAAGGTTCCAGGCGATATGCTGGAAGCTCTCCTTAAAGCCGGGGCGCACTTGGATATGAAAAATGCACAGGGTCATAGTTTTGAGTCCCTGAGAGCTTCCCGAGGTCAGAAATTGAGTCAGCTGGTAAACCCTGTCCGTCACACATCTCTGCAGTGCCTGGCAGCAGCCAGCATTAGAAGACATGGCATCCCCTACAAAGGTGTCTTGGATAAGCAGCTTGAACGATTCGTTGATTTTCATTGA